The Candidatus Krumholzibacteriia bacterium genome includes a region encoding these proteins:
- a CDS encoding 3-isopropylmalate dehydrogenase has product MATIAVIPGDGVGPEVTDEALRALKRVSEIEGFKYKTVTYPFGAEHFLKTGELMPQGALEEFKQMDAILLGAIGDPRVETGVLERAIIGGCRWTLDMYINLRPIKLYAEYLCPLKDKKPEHIDMVFVRENTEDLYIGIGGHFKKGTPDEVAIQQMIMTRKGIERAVRYAFEITRKRNKRKKLTLIDKANAIGAMEIWTRTFEEVGQEYPDIERDHAYIDAACMWMVKNPEWFDVAVTGNMMGDIITDLGAAISGGLGIAASGNIHPGKVSMFEPIHGSAPKHAGKGLICPLAAIAALQMMLDFLGQQGAAERLDSAITRALTSGEIRSLSTDSGIKTSEYTNIVLKHLQ; this is encoded by the coding sequence ATGGCAACCATTGCGGTAATCCCCGGCGACGGGGTCGGCCCGGAAGTGACCGACGAGGCGCTGCGCGCACTCAAGCGCGTCAGTGAGATCGAAGGGTTCAAGTACAAGACGGTGACATATCCGTTTGGCGCGGAACACTTCCTGAAGACGGGGGAATTGATGCCGCAGGGCGCCCTCGAGGAGTTCAAGCAGATGGACGCCATCCTGCTGGGCGCCATTGGCGATCCACGCGTGGAGACGGGCGTTCTGGAGCGCGCCATCATCGGCGGGTGCCGGTGGACGCTGGACATGTACATCAACCTGCGCCCCATCAAGTTGTACGCGGAGTACCTGTGCCCGCTCAAGGACAAGAAGCCCGAGCATATCGATATGGTGTTCGTGCGCGAGAACACGGAGGATCTCTACATCGGGATCGGCGGGCACTTCAAGAAGGGCACGCCCGACGAAGTCGCGATCCAGCAGATGATCATGACCCGCAAGGGGATCGAGCGGGCGGTGCGCTACGCATTCGAAATCACGCGCAAGCGCAACAAGCGCAAGAAGCTCACCCTGATCGACAAGGCCAACGCCATCGGCGCCATGGAGATCTGGACGCGCACCTTCGAGGAGGTGGGGCAGGAGTATCCCGATATCGAGCGAGACCACGCCTATATCGACGCGGCCTGCATGTGGATGGTGAAGAATCCAGAGTGGTTCGACGTTGCGGTGACCGGCAACATGATGGGCGACATCATCACCGACCTCGGTGCCGCCATCTCGGGCGGGCTGGGCATCGCTGCTTCGGGCAACATTCACCCGGGCAAGGTGAGCATGTTCGAGCCCATTCACGGTTCGGCGCCCAAGCACGCCGGCAAGGGCTTGATCTGCCCGCTGGCGGCAATCGCCGCGCTGCAGATGATGCTCGATTTCCTCGGGCAGCAGGGGGCGGCCGAGCGGCTGGACAGCGCCATCACCCGGGCGCTCACGTCGGGTGAGATCCGGTCGCTGTCGACAGACAGTGGCATCAAGACGAGCGAGTACACGAATATCGTCCTGAAGCACCTGCAGTAG
- the tig gene encoding trigger factor, with the protein MHEHDHEHGPGEGHSHDHGHDHDHGEARSFSVAVASPSGTRRVLSIQVPAEEMEKERSRVLAEYRRELRIPGFRKGKVPLAYIQKNYGDTIHTDAVRNLLPAVFEQALHQERLFPLGDPRFEKVEFPEGGLSFDAHIEVRPDIELKGYDRLTVEATRREIADGDVDEMVSHLRERMAVYSTVDRAATTADYTVLDYVPLSEAGEPEEAHRVKDYPVALSSENLLEEFKTGLVGARAGDEKTITVVYPADFGDAELAGKTRSFQVRVTEVKEKLLPDADDSFAKRVDPQVASLLELRLRIREQLNAEEESRFRREVEEKIIDAVIAGNAFEVPEVMVQNYLASLIEEDRRQREGSVDDEARDNAIRESYRETAQRAIRRYFILDAIRRQENVAVTREEIDERIRVIAAQVGKPEAEIRGLLNQGRRRANLESDLLDEKSMAFLRGRTTVKTG; encoded by the coding sequence GTGCACGAACACGATCACGAACATGGTCCCGGCGAGGGACACAGCCACGACCACGGCCATGACCACGATCACGGGGAGGCCCGGTCCTTCTCGGTTGCGGTGGCGAGCCCCAGCGGCACCCGGCGGGTACTTTCCATCCAGGTGCCGGCCGAGGAGATGGAAAAAGAACGGTCACGGGTACTCGCGGAGTACCGGCGCGAACTGCGCATTCCGGGGTTCCGCAAGGGCAAAGTCCCGCTGGCGTATATCCAGAAGAACTACGGGGACACCATTCACACCGATGCGGTCCGAAACCTGCTTCCGGCCGTATTCGAACAGGCGCTGCACCAGGAGCGGCTGTTCCCCCTGGGGGATCCCAGGTTCGAGAAGGTCGAGTTCCCGGAGGGCGGCCTGTCCTTCGACGCCCATATCGAAGTGCGCCCGGACATCGAACTGAAAGGTTACGACCGGCTCACCGTCGAAGCCACGCGCCGCGAGATCGCCGATGGCGACGTGGACGAGATGGTATCGCACCTGCGGGAGCGGATGGCGGTGTACAGCACCGTCGATCGTGCCGCCACCACGGCTGACTACACGGTCCTGGACTATGTCCCGCTCTCCGAAGCGGGTGAGCCCGAGGAAGCGCACCGGGTGAAGGATTACCCGGTGGCGCTCTCCAGCGAGAATCTGCTGGAGGAGTTCAAGACGGGGCTGGTGGGCGCCCGTGCCGGGGACGAGAAGACCATCACGGTGGTCTACCCGGCGGACTTCGGCGATGCGGAACTGGCCGGAAAGACGCGGTCGTTCCAGGTGCGGGTGACCGAGGTCAAGGAGAAGCTGCTGCCGGACGCGGACGACAGCTTCGCCAAGCGGGTCGACCCGCAGGTGGCCTCGTTGCTCGAGCTGCGGCTGCGGATTCGGGAGCAGCTCAACGCCGAGGAGGAGTCGCGCTTCCGCCGCGAGGTGGAAGAGAAGATCATCGACGCGGTGATCGCCGGGAACGCGTTCGAAGTTCCCGAGGTGATGGTACAGAATTACCTCGCCTCCCTCATCGAGGAGGACCGCCGGCAGCGCGAGGGCTCCGTCGACGACGAGGCACGTGACAACGCCATCCGCGAGAGCTACCGGGAGACGGCGCAGCGCGCCATCCGGCGCTACTTCATCCTGGACGCGATCCGGCGCCAGGAGAACGTGGCGGTGACGCGCGAGGAGATCGACGAGCGCATCCGCGTCATCGCCGCCCAGGTGGGCAAACCCGAGGCGGAAATCCGGGGCCTGCTGAATCAGGGCCGCCGGCGGGCGAATCTGGAAAGCGATTTGCTTGACGAGAAGTCCATGGCGTTCCTGCGGGGGCGCACCACGGTCAAGACGGGGTAG